TCAGTTGTCAGTGGCCGGTGGCCAGTCACTGATAACGGTCATCAGGGGTCTCAGTGGTCAGCGGTTGCTCGCTTTGCGCGCCTCGACCGTCAAGAGCAGCGGGCGTCCCAGGTATTTCGAAGCGGAGGGAATCTCCTCCACGAGTTTTGGGTCGCCGCAGAACTCGCGGACATTGACGAGGTCAAGTCCGGCCTCGTCGATCAGGTCGAGATAGTCGTCCACGGTGTGCCGCTCCGCTCCCAGCCGATATTCCACACCACCCCGTTCGAAGTTGGCTTCCGTTCCCGCCGCGGCCATTGCGGGATGGAACACCGAGAACACGAGACGTCCGCTCCGAGCCAGCGAAGCGGCCAGCCCGCGGAACAGCGTGCTCAATCCGATCAAGTGTTCACCCACCAAGGCGCATAAAGCCGCGTCAAAGGCGTGTGTTCGGAAGGGGAGTTGATCGTTCAGATCGGCTTGGACCAACGGAATTCCGGGATGTTTCCGCTGCGCCAGCCGAAGCATCTCGCGAGAAAAGTCCAACCCGACCGGTTTGCTTCCGTGGCCCAACATGAAATCGAAATGGCCGCCCGTGCCACAGCCTGCATCCAGGATACGCTCCCCCGGATGCGGTTGAAGGAGTGCCATCGTGTGCCGTCGATCCAGGGCGACCAAAGGGTTCGGCGTCTGATCGTAGCTCGCAGACCAGAGATCGTAACCTGCGCGAACGCCGGGGCGGGTCAGTCGTTTGCTCATGTCAACCGGCTCATTTCTCCAGATAACCCTCGAACGTGATCCAGCGGTCGTCTTGATTCTGGTAGGTGATCGGTTTCGGGTCGAGCCAATCGATCACGGTGTCTTTGATGGCGTAAGCGAAGAAATGATTTCCCGCCGGGCTGTAATGGCCGATGAAGTAGCGGCGGGCGTACTGGTCGAAAGGAATCTTGAAGTTCTTGAAATCCTCCACGTGAACCAGATTCATGTCGAAGTAACGGAACTGGCGTTCATTCAAGAAATCGACGATCTCCTGGTCGTAACGCGGCTTGCCGTCCACCAGCGGCCGCATGACGCGCGAGGGATCGAAGAGCACGATGAGCAGTTTCTTTCCGTGCCGGCCGGCAAAATCTTTGGCCTTCGTCAAGATGACCTTGGTGGCGGCAAAGCTGTAGCGGTCGAGCAGTTGCTGGATGAGCGTGCGTGAAGGCTGCGCGTCTTTCAGCGCCGCGGTGTCGAAGCCGAGGTGCGCCGCCAGTTTGCGGGCGCCTTCCAGATCGAGATCGCTCACGTTGCCGCGAGCATACATCATGAGGTTCAGCGCCAGGTCGTCCTTCAGCGCCTGCACGGTCCAATCCGGATCGGTCATTTTGTACACGGATTCGGGTGTGGGCAGCCGGTTCTCGTGCTCCTCAAGCCGGCCGGTCCGGAGGTTCATCTCGATGTTGGCCCAGAAATTATTGTGGAACGCGCGGCCGCCATCGTCGTTCCACCACGGATAAATCGCGGCGTGACGGCAGCGCAGGAGGCTTCGCACGTGATCGTCGCCCCAGATGTAGAAAATTACATACCTGGCGCCGAGGTGCGTTTGTTCCTCGCGAATCATCCGGCGGTACGCTTGATACGCGCCGAAGCCGCCCATCCCGAAGTTCCGGATCGGTTCGCCCAGATGTCCGGCCAAATATTCCTGCCACGTTTCGCTGTCGTTGACCTGATGGCACTGGGTGAAGCTGTCGCCGTAAGTGTTGATCCGGCAAGGCTTGTCCACGTAGGCGTGCGCGGTTCGCGCGCCGTTGGACCGCGATGTCGAAATCGTCGAACTCCGGTTGATTCCATCCCTGGGCATGTAATTGCCGAGTCGATAACCGGTGATCGGATCGAACTTGGCCCAGGAAAGCTGCTTGGGGTCCAGAAAGACATCGAGCGTCTTCTTATCGACGACGCTCTTGCGGAGGTAGGTTTCAAACGTCACCGGATCGGTCTGACCGAACGTTGTCTCCGCGGCGAACAGCAGGCAGCAGACGGTTACGCGCATGGAGACGGCTCGGCAGGGAATTCGCCTTGGGTCAACGGATGCCTTTCGATTTATCTTCATACGTCAAGCAGCGATCAGATTGTCAGTTGCCAGTTGTCAGTTGCCAGTTGTCAGTTGCCAGTTGTCAGTTGCCAGTTGCCAGTGATCAGTTGTCAGTTGCCAGTGGTCAGTGGTCAGTGGTCAGTTCCGCATGACGTTTTACGTTTAACGTTTTACGCTCCGGTTGTGCTGGGTCTGGCAAGGGATTGGCGCAAGGTCGAGCCAATCGTTCCCGGTGTGTTGGATGCACCGGTTCGATGGCGCAGGCGAAGAAAAGATTGCCCGGCGTGCTGGAATGCCCGATGAAGTAGCGTCAGATGACCCATCGATTATGAAAACCAAGACTGTTGCCCGAACGCGGTTTGCCGTCTCGTTAACATTGGCCCTGAGCGCTTTTGTCATTCTCTCCAGCGCCTTTGCCCAAGCGCCGCCGGATAAACTCACCGAGATCGAAAAACAAATCCGATCGCTCCAGCAAGCGGTGGAGGAAATCCGCCGCGGCCGCGAACCGCAATCGACACCGCCCGGGGCGCGCCCGTCGGAGACGCCGTCGTCCAATCGCACCGCCGCCGCCGCCTCGGCATCGCGGACGAACGATCCCATCGCTCGCATCCGCGACGAAGGCCTGAATCGCTCCCAGGTCATGCAGACCTTGAGCTACCTGACGGATGTGATTGGGCCGCGCCTCACGGGATCGCCGAACCTGAAACGAGCCAATGAATGGACGCGCGACAAACTGGTGTCCTGGGGATTGAGCAACGCGAAACTCGAAGCCTGGGGGCCTTTCGGGCGTGGTTGGTCGCTCGAACGCTTTTCCGCGCAGATCGTCGAGCCCTACGCTTTCCCATTGATCGGCGCCCCGAAAGCGTGGACGCCTGGATTCAAAGAACCGATCACCGCCGAAGTCGTCTTTCTCGACGCCCGGACCGAATCCGATCTGGAAAAGTACAAAGGCAAGTTGAAGGGCGCCATTGTGCTCACGAGTCCGCCGCGCGAGGTCCGCGCGCGCTTCGAGCCGCTGGCTGTCCGCATTTCGGAAACCAACCTGCTCCGGATGGCGAACTCTGCGGGATCGGGTTCCGGCGGCGGGCGGCGCGGTGCCACGCCTCCGTCGTCACCGCCTGTCACCGGGCGCCGAGGCGGCGCCGGTAGCGGCGGCGCTTATCTCGGCATCCTGGGCTCGGATGCGGAAGGCGGCGTGCGGCTCACGGAGGTGGTGGAGAACGGTCCGGCCGCAAAGGCAGGGATCATGACCGGCGATCTGGTGACCGCGGTCAGCGGCAAGGCGATTCAGAACTACGACCAGCTTGTTGCTGAGATTCGCGCTCGGAAAACAGGTGAGAAGCTCAAAGTCAAATTTCTGCGCGACGGGCAACCTCAGGAACTGGAAGCGACCCTGGCGGAGCGCCCCGCCGCGGTTCCGACTGGAGGCCAGTTTGGTTTCCAGGGGCGTGTGCTGTCTTTCATCCAGCAAGAAGAAGCGGCGCTGGCGGTGAGTCCAAGTTCCAACGGCGACGGCGGAACGTTTTTCATCGCCCAGGCATCCATGCCGAGCGGGTCAGGCCGAGGCGGTTTTGGCGCTCAGCGTCCCTCGCCGTGGTTGACCAATGCCACGCCGATTCCGGCACAGATCACCCTGGCGGTCGAAGATTACAACCGCCTGGTCCGAATGATCCAGCAAGGCGAGAAATTGAAAATGGCTGTCGAACTGAAAGCGAAATTCCACGAGGACGATTTCATGGCTTACAACACCGTGGCGGAAATTTCAGGCAGCGATCTCAAAGACGAACTCGTCATGATCGGCGCGCACCTGGACTCGTGGCACTCCGGCACCGGAGCCACCGACAATGGCGCTGGGGTCGCTGCGACGATGGAAGCGGTGCGCATTCTTCAGGCGCTGAAGTTGGAACCGCGGCGCACCGTCCGGATCGCGCTTTGGACCGGTGAAGAGCAAGGCCTGCTGGGATCGAAGGCTTACGTGGCTCAGCAATTCGGGTATTACACGAACGTCACCAGCCGTAGCGAGTCCGGTTCTTCCGGCGAACAGAGCGACGGCAATTCAGCGAGTCAGCCGGCGCCGGGCAGTTCGCGCTCGACGCGCCAGCTTGTGCGGCATTCCAATTACGAAAAGTTCTCCGCCTATTTCAACCTGGACAATGGCACCGGGAAAATTCGCGGCGTTTATCTGCAAGGCAACGAAACCGTGCGCCCGCTTTTTCGGCGCTGGCTTCAACCGTTCAACGACCTGGGCGCCGAGACGCTGACCCTGAACAACACCAGCGGCACCGATCATCTTTCCTTCGACGAGGTCGGCCTTCCAGGTTTCCAGTTCATCCAGGATCCGGTCGAGTACCCCACACGCACGCATCACTCCAACCAGGATGTCTTCGACCGCATCCAGGCCGACGACATAAAACAAGCCGCGACCATCATGGCCGCGTTTCTGTATCACGCCTCGACGATGGACGAAAAGCTGCCGCGCAAGCCGACGGAATAAGACCTGAAAAGCAGTTCAGCCACAGAGAGCGCGGCGCGGCAACGCTGCAACCGAATCATTTTGGACTGTGGTGGGAAGCGAAGCGC
This genomic stretch from Verrucomicrobiota bacterium harbors:
- a CDS encoding M20/M25/M40 family metallo-hydrolase translates to MPSGSGRGGFGAQRPSPWLTNATPIPAQITLAVEDYNRLVRMIQQGEKLKMAVELKAKFHEDDFMAYNTVAEISGSDLKDELVMIGAHLDSWHSGTGATDNGAGVAATMEAVRILQALKLEPRRTVRIALWTGEEQGLLGSKAYVAQQFGYYTNVTSRSESGSSGEQSDGNSASQPAPGSSRSTRQLVRHSNYEKFSAYFNLDNGTGKIRGVYLQGNETVRPLFRRWLQPFNDLGAETLTLNNTSGTDHLSFDEVGLPGFQFIQDPVEYPTRTHHSNQDVFDRIQADDIKQAATIMAAFLYHASTMDEKLPRKPTE
- a CDS encoding class I SAM-dependent methyltransferase, producing the protein MSKRLTRPGVRAGYDLWSASYDQTPNPLVALDRRHTMALLQPHPGERILDAGCGTGGHFDFMLGHGSKPVGLDFSREMLRLAQRKHPGIPLVQADLNDQLPFRTHAFDAALCALVGEHLIGLSTLFRGLAASLARSGRLVFSVFHPAMAAAGTEANFERGGVEYRLGAERHTVDDYLDLIDEAGLDLVNVREFCGDPKLVEEIPSASKYLGRPLLLTVEARKASNR